From one Mycobacterium colombiense CECT 3035 genomic stretch:
- a CDS encoding acyl-CoA dehydrogenase family protein, protein MDFSFTEEQETVGKVARQLFEHRATPEHLTDLESGEHRYDRALWRELASSDLLGIALPEAVGGSGGSFLDLGVLLAEVGWSVAPVPVYATLVLGADTIARHGDSSIQQRYLPRVVDGDAILTAALAEPGNSDPAAPRTIARADGDAWNLTGAKELVPAAQLAEAIVVSAQADDGPGLYVVDTASGDNNGVVVSSVSTTNGEPYADVEFAGAIGHRLTGTGGPDAVSSLYTRALLGLCAMQVGVTERALKIAATYTSQREQFGRPVGSFQAVQQRLADAFIDVEAIRWTTWHAAWLIAEARPAAREAAIAKFWAAEAGARVVASAQQVHGGMGIDVTYPLHRYFLWAKQIELSLGSAPQQLARLGAAYSEGNK, encoded by the coding sequence ATGGACTTTTCCTTCACCGAAGAACAAGAAACCGTCGGCAAGGTAGCCCGGCAGCTCTTCGAGCACCGCGCCACGCCCGAACACCTGACCGACCTGGAATCAGGCGAGCACCGCTACGACCGTGCGCTGTGGCGTGAGCTGGCGTCCTCGGACTTGCTGGGCATCGCGCTGCCCGAAGCTGTCGGCGGCAGCGGTGGCAGCTTTCTCGACCTCGGCGTGCTACTCGCCGAAGTCGGCTGGAGCGTCGCGCCGGTCCCGGTCTACGCGACCCTCGTACTAGGCGCGGATACGATTGCGCGGCACGGTGACTCGAGTATTCAGCAGCGCTACCTTCCGAGGGTGGTGGACGGCGACGCGATCCTGACCGCCGCACTCGCCGAACCCGGAAATTCCGATCCGGCCGCGCCGCGCACCATCGCACGTGCTGATGGCGACGCCTGGAACTTGACCGGCGCGAAGGAACTCGTGCCCGCGGCGCAGCTCGCCGAAGCCATCGTGGTGTCGGCACAGGCGGATGACGGCCCGGGCCTCTACGTCGTCGATACGGCAAGCGGAGACAACAATGGCGTCGTCGTCTCGTCGGTAAGCACCACCAACGGCGAACCCTATGCCGACGTCGAATTCGCCGGCGCTATCGGCCACCGCCTCACCGGAACCGGCGGGCCGGACGCCGTCAGCTCGCTGTACACCCGCGCGCTGCTCGGACTGTGCGCCATGCAGGTCGGCGTGACCGAGCGGGCGTTGAAGATCGCCGCCACCTATACCAGTCAACGCGAGCAGTTCGGCAGACCGGTCGGCTCATTTCAGGCTGTGCAGCAGCGGCTGGCCGATGCGTTCATCGACGTCGAGGCGATACGGTGGACCACCTGGCACGCGGCCTGGCTGATCGCGGAAGCCCGGCCCGCGGCCCGCGAGGCCGCCATCGCCAAATTCTGGGCCGCCGAGGCCGGAGCGCGGGTCGTCGCGTCGGCCCAACAGGTCCACGGCGGTATGGGCATCGACGTCACCTATCCGCTTCACCGCTATTTCCTGTGGGCCAAGCAGATTGAGCTGTCGCTGGGATCGGCCCCTCAACAACTCGCCCGGCTCGGCGCAGCATACTCGGAAGGAAACAAATGA
- a CDS encoding MaoC family dehydratase, giving the protein MTSTVDRTTTLTWNSIVVGDEVTPMDVPVTTTLIVAGAIASRDYMPVHHDRDFANSQGSKDIFLNILTTNGLCVKFLHDWAGPEAMIKKLSIRLGVPAYPNDPMRFTGSVTDKSSADGEGFIEVTFKGTNSLGDHVSGTAVLSLLEGVDA; this is encoded by the coding sequence ATGACCTCCACCGTCGACCGCACCACCACGCTCACTTGGAACTCCATCGTCGTGGGCGACGAAGTCACCCCGATGGACGTTCCGGTGACCACCACACTGATCGTCGCCGGTGCCATCGCATCCCGTGACTACATGCCCGTACACCATGATCGCGATTTTGCGAACTCCCAGGGATCCAAGGACATTTTCTTGAATATCCTGACGACCAACGGACTTTGCGTGAAGTTCCTCCATGACTGGGCCGGCCCCGAGGCGATGATCAAGAAGCTGTCGATTCGTCTCGGTGTTCCGGCATACCCCAACGACCCGATGCGATTCACGGGGTCCGTCACGGACAAATCGTCGGCCGACGGCGAAGGGTTCATCGAGGTCACCTTCAAGGGCACCAACAGCCTCGGCGACCACGTCTCCGGGACCGCGGTGCTCAGTCTGCTCGAAGGCGTGGATGCATGA
- a CDS encoding lipid-transfer protein has translation MSDGIGGKAALVGIGQTEFSKESGRSEMQLACEAVKAAIDDAGLRPADIDGMVTFSVDDNEEIEVARNVGIRDLSFFTRVPHGGGAAAGTVMQAAMAVATGVAEAVVCYRAFNERSGFRFGGAGRQAGVTPLWMAPYAPFGFMTPAAWVALHAQRYMTTYGVTNADFGKISVIDRKHAANNPDAWFYQKPITIEQHQQSRWIIEPVLRLLDCCQESDGGVAMVVTSVERARDLAKPPAVIAAAAQGAAYDGEVMTSYYREEITGLPEMGVVGDKLWRDSGLKPQDISTAFLYDHFTPFVFTQLEELGFCGRGEAKDFVSVEELSLGGRMPINTNGGLLGEAYIHGMNGITEGVRQVRGTSHNQVDDVEHVLVTSGTGVPTSGLILAPDH, from the coding sequence ATGAGCGACGGTATCGGCGGCAAGGCCGCCCTCGTCGGGATCGGCCAAACCGAGTTCTCCAAGGAATCGGGCCGCAGTGAGATGCAGCTGGCCTGCGAGGCAGTCAAGGCCGCCATCGACGACGCCGGCCTTCGTCCCGCCGACATCGACGGCATGGTCACCTTCAGCGTCGACGACAACGAGGAGATCGAGGTCGCACGCAATGTCGGGATAAGGGATCTGAGCTTCTTCACCAGGGTCCCGCACGGCGGTGGTGCGGCCGCGGGAACGGTGATGCAGGCCGCGATGGCGGTCGCGACGGGCGTGGCAGAAGCGGTGGTGTGCTATCGCGCGTTCAACGAGCGTTCCGGTTTCCGCTTCGGCGGCGCCGGCCGCCAGGCGGGCGTGACGCCGCTATGGATGGCGCCCTACGCGCCGTTTGGATTTATGACGCCGGCCGCCTGGGTCGCGTTGCACGCCCAGCGCTACATGACCACCTACGGCGTCACAAATGCCGATTTCGGCAAGATCTCGGTCATCGACCGCAAGCATGCCGCGAACAATCCCGACGCCTGGTTCTACCAGAAGCCGATAACCATTGAGCAGCATCAACAATCGCGGTGGATCATCGAGCCTGTGCTGAGATTGCTCGACTGCTGTCAAGAAAGCGACGGGGGCGTTGCCATGGTGGTGACGAGCGTCGAGCGAGCGCGCGACCTTGCCAAGCCGCCCGCCGTCATTGCGGCGGCCGCGCAAGGCGCCGCCTACGACGGCGAGGTGATGACCAGCTATTACCGAGAGGAGATCACCGGCCTGCCGGAAATGGGCGTGGTCGGCGACAAGCTGTGGCGGGATTCGGGCCTTAAGCCGCAAGACATTTCGACGGCCTTCCTCTACGACCATTTCACGCCGTTCGTCTTCACCCAACTCGAGGAACTCGGCTTCTGCGGTCGCGGGGAAGCCAAGGACTTCGTCTCGGTCGAGGAATTGTCGCTGGGCGGCAGGATGCCGATCAACACCAACGGTGGACTGCTCGGCGAGGCCTACATCCACGGCATGAACGGCATCACCGAGGGTGTCCGCCAGGTGCGCGGCACGTCCCACAATCAGGTGGACGACGTCGAACACGTGCTTGTCACGTCGGGTACCGGTGTTCCGACCAGCGGGCTGATCCTCGCGCCGGATCACTGA
- a CDS encoding TetR/AcrR family transcriptional regulator — MTHATAIDTREVLISAAFACFRTQGLRKTTIVDIARVADVSRSTFYEYFRDKETIVEACAEAASQGFYRRLAKAIDRHGGSTLEEKLVRAGVFVTQARRVVEPESYFDQDEVSLMLTKNASTLLRECSEFLAPYVSAARLTGEVRNDLDIRSATEWFARMLFSLFTTPSPYLDMGDDQVVADFVRPYVVRGFLDAGRRSTMRANLAGAGGST; from the coding sequence ATGACGCACGCGACGGCTATCGACACCCGCGAGGTTCTCATCTCGGCCGCTTTCGCCTGCTTCCGAACGCAGGGGTTGCGGAAGACGACGATCGTCGACATCGCACGTGTCGCAGACGTGTCCCGGAGCACCTTCTACGAGTACTTCCGGGACAAGGAGACGATTGTCGAGGCGTGCGCGGAGGCGGCGTCTCAGGGCTTCTATCGCAGGCTGGCCAAGGCGATCGACCGCCACGGCGGTAGCACCCTGGAGGAAAAACTGGTTCGGGCAGGTGTTTTCGTGACTCAAGCCCGGCGCGTGGTGGAGCCCGAGTCATATTTCGACCAAGACGAAGTCAGCCTGATGTTGACCAAGAATGCGTCGACCCTGCTACGGGAATGCAGCGAGTTCCTCGCACCGTACGTCTCGGCCGCTCGATTGACGGGTGAGGTCCGCAATGACCTCGATATCCGGTCTGCAACCGAGTGGTTTGCGCGAATGTTGTTCTCGCTGTTCACCACTCCGTCGCCCTACCTCGACATGGGCGACGACCAAGTGGTCGCGGACTTCGTGCGGCCCTACGTTGTGCGCGGCTTCCTGGATGCCGGGCGTCGGAGCACCATGCGGGCCAACTTGGCCGGCGCGGGAGGATCAACCTAG
- a CDS encoding cytochrome P450: MSATPAQITADDPADFDPFSDDFFNGAFDTYRRLRDSAPVYYNAKWDFWALTRYEDVAPATKDHETYSSAKGATLDMVKAHDDALPVPKVIISMDPPEHQKMRRLVSNVFTPRAIAALEDMVREKVYERIDALDPTSFDVVADFSALFPNEVITTMLGVPKEDREQIRRWLDLLLERRPGQIATTAEGFEASTKTGIYYYNLVQQRRAEPRDDMISRLIETEIERDGQVEKLTDVDITGFATMLGGAGAETVTKLIGNAMVAFADFPDQWRKLKEDRRKIPAAVEELLRYEAPSQYQVRTATRDVMLHGRVIPEGSAVLLVTGSATRDERMFPDPDRLDIDRDRKMGFNLAFGYGVHSCLGAALARMESRIALEALLDLLPEYEVDRSGLRRVAMSNVCGWSNVPVRKAD, translated from the coding sequence ATGAGTGCAACTCCGGCACAGATCACGGCTGATGACCCTGCCGACTTTGACCCGTTTTCGGACGACTTCTTCAACGGGGCGTTCGACACCTACCGGCGCCTGCGCGACTCGGCCCCCGTCTATTACAACGCAAAGTGGGACTTCTGGGCCCTGACCCGTTATGAGGACGTAGCGCCCGCCACCAAGGATCACGAAACCTACTCGTCGGCCAAAGGGGCCACGCTCGACATGGTCAAGGCGCACGACGACGCGCTGCCGGTGCCCAAGGTGATCATCTCGATGGATCCCCCCGAACACCAAAAGATGCGCAGGCTGGTGAGCAACGTCTTCACCCCGCGCGCCATCGCGGCGCTGGAAGACATGGTGCGCGAGAAGGTTTACGAGCGGATCGATGCGCTCGACCCGACGTCCTTCGACGTGGTGGCCGACTTCTCGGCCCTGTTCCCGAACGAGGTCATTACCACCATGTTGGGAGTGCCGAAGGAGGACCGCGAACAGATTCGGCGCTGGCTCGATCTGCTGCTCGAACGTCGTCCGGGTCAGATCGCCACCACCGCAGAAGGTTTCGAAGCATCGACGAAAACCGGTATCTACTACTACAACCTGGTGCAGCAGCGCCGCGCAGAACCTCGTGACGACATGATCAGCCGGCTCATCGAGACCGAGATCGAGCGCGACGGACAGGTGGAGAAGCTCACCGATGTGGACATCACCGGATTCGCGACCATGCTCGGGGGGGCCGGCGCAGAGACCGTCACCAAGCTCATCGGCAACGCCATGGTCGCCTTCGCCGACTTCCCGGACCAGTGGCGAAAACTGAAGGAGGACCGCCGCAAGATTCCGGCGGCGGTCGAAGAATTGTTGCGTTACGAGGCACCGTCGCAGTACCAGGTCCGCACCGCCACCCGCGATGTGATGTTGCACGGCAGAGTAATTCCCGAAGGAAGCGCCGTCTTGCTGGTCACCGGCTCGGCGACGCGCGATGAGCGGATGTTCCCCGATCCCGACCGGTTGGATATCGACAGGGACCGCAAGATGGGCTTCAATCTCGCGTTCGGGTACGGCGTGCACAGCTGCTTGGGGGCGGCGCTCGCAAGGATGGAGAGCCGCATCGCGCTGGAGGCGCTGCTCGATCTGCTGCCCGAGTACGAAGTCGATCGCAGCGGGTTGCGCCGGGTGGCGATGTCCAACGTGTGTGGGTGGTCCAATGTGCCGGTTCGCAAGGCGGACTGA
- a CDS encoding CaiB/BaiF CoA transferase family protein, with amino-acid sequence MEATISVDKVLNGVRVLEVAAWTFVPSAGAVLAEWGAEVIKVEPREGGDPQRGLVTMGIVDEGGGTVNYMIEIPNRGKKSIGVDLSTSDGQDVIRKLAATCDVFLTSYLPSRRKKMGIDVDDIRAANPGIVYVRGSGHGPKGPDSDKPGYDGVSYWARGGIAAVLTEGADELVRSRPAFGDLLGGMAIAGGIAAALYKKATTGHGSVVDVSLLGLAAWNLSPDVAVSQIHGGSSIPKFGHADAPNPLVGTYRTKDNRYVQLMMLQLDKFYAEAMRAIGLPELIGDERFADPASRFANRTELIALMDEVFARRTLDEWREQLAGISGAWGVVQTPGELCHDPAVTANGYVASTTTMNGSPYSLPTNPVQFDERAVVPPGAPEHGQHTEEVLMEAGLDWDTIANYKESGAIL; translated from the coding sequence ATGGAGGCCACCATTTCGGTAGACAAAGTGCTCAATGGTGTCCGCGTGTTGGAGGTTGCCGCATGGACCTTCGTACCGTCGGCCGGCGCCGTCCTGGCGGAGTGGGGCGCCGAAGTTATCAAGGTCGAGCCGCGCGAGGGCGGTGACCCTCAGCGTGGCCTCGTCACGATGGGCATCGTGGATGAGGGCGGCGGCACGGTCAACTACATGATCGAGATCCCGAATCGGGGGAAGAAGTCGATTGGCGTCGATCTGAGCACTTCCGACGGTCAGGATGTCATCCGTAAACTCGCCGCTACGTGCGACGTTTTCCTCACCAGTTATCTGCCGAGTCGCCGCAAGAAGATGGGCATCGACGTCGACGACATCAGAGCCGCGAATCCCGGCATCGTCTACGTGCGCGGGTCAGGCCACGGCCCGAAGGGTCCCGATTCGGACAAACCTGGCTATGACGGCGTCTCCTATTGGGCCCGCGGCGGCATCGCCGCCGTGCTCACCGAAGGCGCAGACGAGTTGGTGCGGTCGCGCCCGGCGTTCGGAGATCTGCTCGGAGGCATGGCGATCGCGGGCGGGATCGCGGCCGCGTTGTACAAGAAGGCGACGACCGGCCACGGGTCGGTGGTGGATGTCTCCCTGCTCGGGCTCGCGGCGTGGAACCTCAGTCCCGATGTCGCAGTGAGCCAGATCCACGGTGGTAGCTCGATCCCGAAGTTCGGCCATGCCGACGCACCCAATCCATTGGTGGGGACCTACCGCACCAAGGACAACCGCTACGTCCAGCTGATGATGTTGCAACTCGACAAGTTCTACGCGGAAGCGATGCGTGCCATCGGTCTCCCCGAATTGATCGGTGACGAGCGATTCGCCGATCCGGCATCGCGATTCGCCAATCGGACGGAACTGATCGCACTCATGGACGAGGTGTTTGCGAGACGCACTCTGGACGAATGGCGCGAACAGCTGGCCGGCATTTCCGGCGCCTGGGGGGTGGTGCAGACACCGGGAGAGCTGTGCCATGACCCGGCGGTGACCGCCAACGGCTATGTCGCGAGCACCACGACGATGAATGGTTCGCCGTATTCGCTGCCCACCAACCCCGTCCAGTTCGACGAACGGGCCGTGGTCCCGCCGGGCGCACCCGAACACGGCCAGCACACCGAAGAAGTACTGATGGAGGCAGGTTTGGACTGGGACACCATCGCGAACTACAAGGAATCCGGAGCGATCCTATGA
- a CDS encoding nuclear transport factor 2 family protein, producing MDRLESSLAISQLPSRYAMALDARDLGELVALFVDDVDAGAEGRGRDALRRWYDRVLRRFYRSIHLICGHQFDFVDDDHAIGSVYCRAEHEDGDGWFVITMRYDDVYERRDGQWRFVRRREHPWYSVDVTERPGPEFMRWPTDITLPAAMPHRMPTWRAFWADGDPGLPGRLSTRP from the coding sequence TTGGACCGGCTGGAATCGAGCCTCGCAATCAGTCAGCTGCCCAGCCGCTACGCCATGGCGCTCGACGCGCGCGATCTCGGTGAGCTGGTGGCGCTGTTCGTCGACGATGTCGACGCCGGAGCCGAGGGCCGCGGCAGGGATGCGTTGAGGCGTTGGTACGACCGGGTACTTCGGCGTTTTTACCGCAGCATCCACCTGATCTGCGGCCATCAATTCGACTTCGTCGACGACGACCACGCCATCGGATCTGTGTATTGCCGAGCCGAACACGAGGACGGCGACGGGTGGTTCGTGATCACGATGCGCTATGACGACGTGTACGAGCGTAGGGACGGCCAGTGGCGTTTCGTCAGACGGCGGGAGCACCCTTGGTACTCAGTCGATGTGACCGAGCGCCCCGGACCGGAGTTCATGCGCTGGCCGACCGACATCACGTTGCCTGCGGCCATGCCCCATCGCATGCCCACCTGGCGGGCCTTTTGGGCCGACGGCGACCCTGGGCTTCCGGGACGTCTGTCGACGCGCCCATAG
- a CDS encoding class I adenylate-forming enzyme family protein, whose translation MPFPNILPTIPALVRSSAARFGDKPFLVVGGQELTYRDLDRRSAALAVALLSEGIGKGDHVGILMPNSVDWALTWFAATRIGAVAVPLNTFYKASELAWTARHADLRAILASSRFRNHDFVDRLQEALPGLAEQRDPGRIAVRKAPFLRTVAVWGASDQPWMTAIDGDREMSASDADFLVDVELCVTPADDGAIIYTSGSTGDPKGPVHSQGTLVRHTYNLTFMYGLTHDDVMFTAMPFFWVGGLITGLLAVIHHGATLVTQPAFDAAEALELMERHRATITLGWPQQGKTLAEHPEFPARDLSSVRRTSMPAMVPPQRQPKGSSGLGMTELCGNHIGVDPYLPQPPDRSETGGPPIEGLHHLLVDPQTGQPVPVGTPGEIWVRGYSLMQRLHKREREEVFTADGYYRTGDCGVEYDDGWITFTGRLGDLIKTGGGTNVTPSEVELALAECDGVLEAYVVGAETDAGTVVAAAVVPCGESAPDGESLRAQLRTRLSAYKVPRFIWVTAKRDLPFTATGKVKKSELAQQLSEMLARP comes from the coding sequence ATGCCCTTCCCGAACATCTTGCCCACGATTCCTGCTCTGGTGAGGTCCTCCGCGGCACGCTTCGGGGACAAGCCCTTCCTCGTCGTGGGCGGGCAGGAATTGACCTACCGCGACCTTGACCGCCGTTCAGCTGCGCTGGCGGTCGCCCTGTTGTCCGAGGGGATAGGCAAGGGGGACCACGTCGGTATCTTGATGCCCAACAGCGTCGACTGGGCATTGACGTGGTTTGCCGCCACACGCATCGGCGCAGTCGCGGTGCCGCTCAATACGTTCTATAAGGCGTCCGAACTCGCCTGGACCGCGCGACACGCTGATCTGCGCGCGATCTTGGCGTCATCGCGGTTTCGCAACCACGACTTCGTGGACCGATTACAGGAAGCCCTGCCCGGGCTGGCCGAGCAGCGCGATCCTGGCCGCATCGCGGTACGAAAAGCTCCGTTCCTGCGGACCGTTGCGGTGTGGGGCGCATCCGATCAGCCGTGGATGACAGCGATCGACGGTGATCGCGAAATGTCGGCCAGCGACGCCGACTTCCTGGTCGACGTGGAATTGTGTGTGACGCCAGCCGATGACGGCGCCATCATTTACACCTCGGGCAGTACCGGTGACCCGAAGGGGCCCGTGCACAGCCAGGGCACCCTCGTCCGGCACACCTACAATCTCACGTTCATGTACGGCCTCACCCACGATGACGTGATGTTCACAGCCATGCCCTTCTTCTGGGTGGGAGGACTGATCACGGGGCTGCTCGCGGTGATCCACCACGGCGCGACGCTGGTTACCCAACCCGCGTTCGACGCGGCAGAAGCGCTGGAATTGATGGAGCGACACCGCGCGACGATCACGCTGGGCTGGCCGCAGCAGGGCAAGACGTTGGCCGAGCATCCCGAGTTTCCGGCACGCGACCTGAGCTCGGTGCGACGCACCAGCATGCCGGCGATGGTGCCACCCCAGCGTCAGCCCAAGGGCTCTAGTGGCCTGGGAATGACGGAGCTGTGTGGCAATCACATCGGGGTCGACCCGTACCTGCCGCAGCCGCCCGATCGGTCCGAAACCGGCGGTCCGCCAATCGAAGGGCTACATCATCTGCTCGTCGACCCCCAGACGGGACAGCCGGTGCCGGTGGGTACGCCCGGCGAGATCTGGGTGCGCGGGTACTCGTTGATGCAACGCCTGCACAAGCGTGAGCGCGAGGAGGTGTTCACCGCTGACGGCTACTACCGCACAGGCGACTGCGGCGTCGAATACGACGACGGTTGGATCACATTCACCGGGCGGTTGGGCGACCTGATCAAGACGGGTGGCGGCACCAACGTCACGCCCAGCGAAGTGGAATTGGCGCTGGCCGAGTGCGATGGCGTACTCGAGGCGTACGTGGTCGGCGCCGAGACCGACGCCGGAACGGTAGTCGCCGCGGCCGTGGTGCCGTGCGGCGAATCGGCGCCAGACGGCGAGTCCTTGCGCGCGCAGTTGCGTACGCGGCTATCGGCGTACAAGGTACCGAGGTTCATCTGGGTCACCGCAAAACGCGACCTCCCGTTCACCGCGACGGGCAAGGTTAAGAAGTCGGAACTGGCGCAACAGCTCAGCGAGATGCTGGCACGTCCCTAG
- a CDS encoding alpha/beta fold hydrolase, with the protein MTVFALLHGGLHYGSCWDAVRTELRRRDHRAIAPDLPVDDDSAGALKWAQVAIDAIEREVDGAPEDVVVVAHSISGLCAPVIATLYPVRHMVFVGGLLPVPGQSFLEHLGANPDAITFPEPHEHGDGPFGLTWESVREGFYHDCPESLARHAFDELRYQSFTVFTERCPISRWPDTASTYVLMRDDRAVGESWARRNAVARIGAQVVELDGGHSPFFSRPAELSAVLLGLGDRRGAARHTVDADDHEDA; encoded by the coding sequence GTGACCGTATTCGCGCTGCTGCACGGCGGGCTGCACTACGGCTCCTGCTGGGATGCGGTGCGTACAGAGTTGCGGCGGCGAGACCACCGCGCGATCGCACCAGATCTTCCGGTCGACGACGACTCGGCGGGAGCGCTGAAGTGGGCGCAAGTGGCGATCGATGCGATCGAGCGAGAAGTTGACGGCGCTCCCGAGGACGTTGTCGTTGTCGCACACTCCATCTCGGGGTTGTGCGCACCCGTCATCGCCACCTTGTACCCGGTGCGCCACATGGTGTTCGTCGGTGGGCTACTGCCCGTCCCCGGCCAGTCGTTCCTCGAACACCTTGGCGCCAACCCCGACGCGATCACATTTCCCGAGCCGCACGAGCATGGCGACGGCCCGTTCGGCCTTACCTGGGAGTCGGTGCGGGAAGGTTTCTACCATGACTGCCCGGAATCGTTGGCACGTCATGCATTCGACGAACTGAGGTACCAATCGTTCACCGTGTTCACCGAGCGGTGTCCGATCAGCCGCTGGCCCGATACGGCGTCGACTTACGTGCTGATGCGGGACGACCGCGCGGTGGGGGAGTCGTGGGCCCGGCGCAATGCGGTCGCCAGGATCGGGGCACAGGTCGTCGAATTGGACGGCGGCCACTCACCCTTCTTTTCCCGCCCGGCCGAACTGAGCGCGGTGCTGCTGGGTTTAGGGGATCGCAGAGGCGCTGCACGGCATACCGTTGACGCTGATGACCACGAAGACGCCTAA
- a CDS encoding spirocyclase AveC family protein — protein MTNTVDPEIESGRTGPVDATGTSSLPARAGWGLFIVAYLAFAILTVSTVQTGTHGDPRITNPTPGPAPYPPFLGFDNWPLVVSSSSIPLAIGLIGSLVWLSVRQRRVHWAVVIAFAGLITGAMDPLANWATFAIFDPRMLHFPLSWPYIRIAPNLEPALSFLGGYAAYYLLSGLGILQLHDRFLDPMFRRASWLAHQRLAAVFLGAFLISIPLNGLVQFTWLRFGIFYYSEAVGPTLQIGHIHFPIVMAVYDSFIFAMVAVMCVRDDGGELLLITRIARRIPARPGRNEVTLTRQLLASVAVGLVSFAVPLAVLAGLRAAGLSSPAYEQNPYPNVKVYDPYGHLEKSGKPGPFYK, from the coding sequence ATGACGAATACCGTTGACCCCGAGATTGAATCGGGCCGCACGGGGCCGGTTGACGCGACCGGGACGTCCTCGCTGCCGGCCCGGGCCGGGTGGGGTCTTTTCATCGTCGCCTACCTGGCGTTCGCGATATTGACCGTCTCAACCGTTCAAACCGGTACCCACGGGGATCCCCGGATTACCAACCCCACTCCGGGCCCGGCGCCATATCCGCCGTTCCTCGGGTTCGACAACTGGCCGTTGGTGGTCTCCTCCAGTTCCATCCCGCTGGCGATCGGTCTGATCGGATCGTTGGTGTGGCTGTCGGTACGACAGCGCAGGGTGCATTGGGCCGTGGTGATCGCGTTCGCCGGTCTGATCACCGGCGCTATGGATCCATTGGCCAACTGGGCGACATTCGCCATCTTCGACCCGCGCATGCTGCACTTCCCGCTGTCGTGGCCGTATATTAGGATTGCGCCGAATCTCGAGCCCGCGTTGTCATTTCTCGGGGGCTATGCGGCCTATTACCTCCTCAGTGGGCTGGGAATCCTCCAACTGCATGACCGCTTCCTGGATCCGATGTTCCGGCGCGCCAGTTGGCTTGCGCACCAACGCCTCGCTGCGGTCTTCCTCGGCGCGTTCCTTATCTCTATACCGCTCAACGGGCTCGTTCAGTTCACCTGGTTGAGATTCGGGATCTTTTACTACTCCGAGGCGGTGGGACCCACCCTGCAGATCGGCCACATCCATTTCCCGATCGTCATGGCGGTGTACGACTCGTTCATCTTCGCGATGGTCGCGGTCATGTGCGTCCGCGACGACGGCGGCGAACTGTTGCTGATCACCCGGATCGCCCGTCGGATTCCGGCGCGACCGGGCCGCAATGAGGTGACACTGACGCGCCAGCTGCTCGCTTCGGTTGCGGTGGGCCTGGTGTCCTTTGCCGTACCGCTGGCGGTGCTGGCCGGCCTGCGCGCCGCGGGACTGTCGTCACCCGCGTACGAGCAGAACCCGTATCCGAATGTCAAGGTATACGACCCATACGGACATCTCGAGAAATCGGGCAAGCCGGGGCCTTTCTACAAGTGA